Proteins from one Deltaproteobacteria bacterium genomic window:
- a CDS encoding acyl-CoA dehydrogenase family protein gives MSYDLTEEQQMLKDTVARIAREQIAPGAEKRDEEGKFAWDMVEVLRDNGLFGADFPEQYGGAEMGLFSLCLIIEEIAKVCASTSVILLVHELGTTPIMIAGTDPQKEKYFPKLASGEHLVAFGLTEPNAGSDVSGLRTRAIRDGDDYVINGTKMFISHADVADLVCIAARTDPSAPGTKGTSIFVVEKGTPGFSIGKHENKMGIRGSSTVEIILEDVRVPAENILAGEGMGFAILMKTLDLTRIPVAVQAVGIAQGAMDYAIQYTKERTQFGKPLFSFQGLQWMMADMATQVEAARQLTYKAAALFEKLPKNLDRLSKDLIRYSAMAKLFAAETAMKVTTDAVQLLGGYGYIKEYPVERMMRDAKITQIYEGTSQIQKVVISSTL, from the coding sequence ATGTCATACGATCTTACAGAAGAACAACAGATGCTAAAGGATACCGTGGCGCGCATCGCAAGAGAGCAGATTGCGCCGGGGGCTGAAAAGCGGGATGAGGAGGGGAAATTCGCCTGGGACATGGTGGAGGTCCTGCGGGACAACGGCCTGTTCGGGGCTGATTTCCCTGAGCAATACGGCGGCGCTGAAATGGGTCTGTTCTCCCTCTGCCTGATTATCGAGGAGATCGCCAAGGTCTGCGCATCCACATCGGTCATACTACTTGTCCATGAGCTGGGCACCACGCCCATCATGATTGCCGGAACCGACCCACAAAAGGAGAAATATTTCCCCAAGCTGGCCTCGGGCGAACACCTGGTGGCCTTCGGCCTTACCGAACCGAACGCCGGATCAGATGTCTCCGGGCTCCGAACCCGGGCGATCAGGGACGGGGACGATTATGTGATCAACGGCACCAAGATGTTTATCTCCCACGCGGATGTGGCGGATCTCGTGTGCATTGCGGCAAGGACCGATCCGTCCGCCCCCGGAACAAAGGGTACGAGCATATTTGTGGTGGAAAAGGGAACCCCCGGGTTCAGCATCGGCAAGCACGAAAACAAGATGGGCATTCGCGGATCTTCTACTGTGGAGATCATCCTGGAGGACGTGCGGGTCCCGGCGGAAAACATATTGGCCGGGGAGGGGATGGGGTTTGCCATTCTCATGAAGACTCTTGACCTGACCCGTATCCCGGTTGCGGTTCAGGCTGTTGGAATTGCCCAGGGGGCAATGGATTACGCCATTCAGTACACCAAAGAGAGGACCCAGTTCGGCAAACCGCTTTTTTCATTTCAGGGCCTTCAATGGATGATGGCCGATATGGCCACCCAGGTGGAGGCGGCCAGGCAGTTGACCTACAAGGCCGCCGCCCTTTTTGAAAAGCTACCCAAAAATCTGGACCGGCTCTCAAAAGACCTCATCCGGTATTCGGCCATGGCCAAACTCTTTGCTGCTGAGACCGCCATGAAGGTCACCACCGACGCGGTTCAGCTCCTGGGAGGATACGGCTATATCAAGGAATACCCGGTGGAGAGGATGATGCGGGATGCGAAAATCACCCAGATCTATGAGGGGACCAGCCAGATTCAAAAGGTCGTGATATCGAGCACCCTCTGA
- a CDS encoding CoA-binding protein: MIKFIEESPLYEIANPKSIAFFGASNNITAMGTNLLLSLQAAGFEGPVYPVHYKESQVLGLKAYPSVLDLPDVPDLAVIVLPTRIVNAEIEACGQKGIRRAIIVSGGFKELGGEGIALERELVEIARRYGIRVLGPNCLGVANLHRQVNTTFIPYEGPAGFIGLASQSGSLVTQMFDYLARMGLGFSTAFSVGNEADLDLIDAMEYLAVCPHTKVVALYIEGIRRGREFVEAARSIIPHKPVVALYVGGSETGKHAGFSHTGALAGPDELYEGIFRQSGIIRARSVTELFDFCWVLGSQPLPKGPRVVIQTHSGGPGAAAADACGRAGLNLPSLSDKTVKELAPFVPRTGSVGNPVDLTFTKNPNDFYSSIPEILIREDRADTLLIYFLTPAQVVKRALVQMGLPPEQVADQVLTLMDEQCSAVARLAQTRDKPLVGFTFRSPDDPSIRGLMDRGVPVFPGPERAARAVSAMVTYGKRRDDWEKDIK; encoded by the coding sequence ATGATCAAATTCATTGAAGAGAGTCCGTTGTATGAGATCGCCAATCCCAAAAGTATTGCATTTTTTGGAGCTTCCAACAACATCACCGCCATGGGAACCAATCTCCTTTTATCATTGCAGGCCGCGGGTTTTGAAGGCCCTGTCTACCCGGTTCACTACAAGGAGTCTCAGGTGCTGGGCCTGAAGGCCTACCCCAGTGTCCTCGATCTGCCGGATGTCCCTGACCTGGCGGTGATAGTGCTTCCCACCCGGATTGTGAACGCTGAAATCGAGGCGTGCGGCCAAAAAGGGATTCGGAGGGCGATCATCGTTTCCGGCGGGTTTAAAGAGCTTGGAGGGGAGGGGATTGCCCTTGAGAGGGAATTGGTGGAGATCGCCCGTCGATACGGCATTCGTGTTCTGGGCCCGAATTGTCTCGGCGTAGCCAACCTTCACCGGCAGGTAAATACCACCTTTATCCCCTATGAAGGGCCGGCCGGGTTTATCGGTCTGGCATCTCAAAGCGGGAGCCTTGTTACCCAGATGTTTGATTATCTTGCCAGGATGGGCCTGGGATTCAGTACGGCCTTCAGCGTGGGAAATGAAGCGGATCTCGACCTGATTGATGCCATGGAATATCTGGCGGTTTGTCCCCATACAAAGGTCGTCGCCCTCTATATAGAGGGAATCCGGCGGGGCAGGGAGTTCGTTGAAGCCGCCCGCTCCATCATCCCCCATAAGCCGGTAGTGGCCCTTTATGTGGGCGGATCCGAGACAGGGAAACACGCCGGTTTTTCTCATACCGGGGCCCTGGCAGGCCCGGATGAGCTGTATGAAGGGATATTCAGGCAGAGCGGGATCATACGTGCCCGGTCGGTTACCGAATTATTCGATTTCTGTTGGGTGTTGGGAAGCCAGCCCCTCCCCAAGGGGCCGAGGGTGGTGATTCAGACCCATTCAGGCGGGCCGGGGGCCGCAGCTGCCGACGCCTGCGGCAGGGCAGGTCTGAATCTCCCTTCACTTTCAGACAAGACGGTGAAGGAGCTGGCACCCTTTGTACCTCGTACCGGGAGCGTCGGCAATCCGGTCGATCTTACCTTTACCAAGAATCCTAATGACTTTTATTCGAGTATTCCGGAGATTCTTATCCGGGAAGACCGGGCCGATACCCTCCTCATCTATTTTCTTACCCCGGCTCAGGTGGTCAAAAGGGCCCTCGTGCAGATGGGGTTGCCCCCGGAACAGGTTGCCGATCAGGTCCTGACCCTTATGGACGAACAGTGCAGCGCTGTTGCGCGCCTGGCACAGACAAGGGATAAACCGCTTGTGGGGTTTACCTTTCGCAGTCCCGACGACCCATCCATCCGAGGGCTTATGGACCGGGGCGTCCCTGTCTTTCCGGGACCTGAACGTGCGGCCCGGGCCGTTTCGGCCATGGTGACGTATGGGAAGCGACGAGATGATTGGGAAAAGGATATCAAGTGA
- the pyrR gene encoding bifunctional pyr operon transcriptional regulator/uracil phosphoribosyltransferase PyrR, which produces MTKSVILKQKDVAERIDKIARQIVEKNGSGNGVVLIGIRTGGAFLAARIQKAIAGLNVPMPPLGILDITLYRDDWTRIGPTPVVGQTDLPFSVDDKWVILVDDVLFTGRTVRAAMDALMDFGRPRKIELAILADRGESNRELPISPNYVGGVWNTSPEQTINVYLKEEGYDDHVAIEEKTAA; this is translated from the coding sequence GTGACAAAGTCGGTTATATTGAAACAAAAGGACGTGGCAGAGCGTATTGACAAGATTGCGCGTCAGATCGTCGAAAAGAACGGCTCTGGAAACGGGGTTGTTCTTATAGGCATCCGTACCGGGGGGGCATTTCTGGCCGCCCGGATCCAGAAGGCCATAGCCGGTCTGAATGTGCCGATGCCGCCATTGGGCATTCTGGATATCACCCTGTACCGGGATGACTGGACGAGAATCGGCCCGACCCCGGTAGTCGGGCAGACCGACCTCCCCTTTTCGGTGGATGACAAATGGGTTATCCTGGTAGATGATGTCCTCTTCACGGGAAGAACGGTTCGGGCTGCCATGGATGCCCTGATGGATTTCGGACGCCCAAGAAAGATCGAGCTGGCCATTTTGGCGGACCGTGGAGAAAGTAACCGGGAACTACCGATTTCACCCAATTATGTCGGCGGGGTTTGGAATACCTCCCCTGAACAGACCATCAATGTCTATTTGAAAGAGGAGGGCTACGATGATCATGTGGCGATTGAGGAAAAAACGGCTGCATGA
- a CDS encoding secondary thiamine-phosphate synthase enzyme YjbQ — protein sequence MPATIRIKTGSRIDMIDITSPVSAEVSKSGVADGICVVYVPHTTGGVTINEGADPAVCTDIIRKLNELIPPNDQYRHMEGNSDSHIKTSLIGSSVTVIVENGRLVLGTWQKIFFCEFDGPRSRKAYVKTLKG from the coding sequence ATGCCAGCAACTATTCGCATAAAAACCGGTTCAAGAATCGATATGATCGATATCACCTCACCGGTGAGTGCAGAAGTCTCAAAGAGCGGTGTGGCGGACGGGATTTGCGTGGTCTACGTGCCCCATACGACCGGTGGGGTGACCATCAATGAGGGGGCTGACCCGGCTGTGTGTACGGATATCATTCGAAAGTTGAATGAACTGATTCCGCCCAACGATCAATACCGTCACATGGAAGGGAATTCGGACAGCCATATCAAGACGTCGCTCATCGGCAGCTCGGTTACCGTGATCGTTGAAAACGGCCGTCTGGTCTTAGGGACCTGGCAGAAGATCTTTTTCTGTGAGTTTGACGGCCCAAGATCGCGAAAAGCATATGTAAAGACACTGAAGGGTTAA
- a CDS encoding zinc ribbon domain-containing protein — protein MPIFEFRCAACGEIFEKLFIGSDEEADMTCPKCKSETIERVVSRTNYSIGAGPGGNQPKITAKSCGGGNQCMTLDLPGPSR, from the coding sequence ATGCCCATTTTTGAATTCAGGTGTGCCGCCTGTGGCGAGATTTTTGAAAAGCTCTTCATCGGTTCGGACGAAGAGGCGGATATGACCTGCCCCAAATGCAAGTCGGAAACCATTGAGCGGGTGGTCAGCCGGACCAACTATTCCATCGGAGCGGGTCCCGGCGGTAACCAGCCTAAGATCACAGCCAAATCGTGCGGCGGCGGCAATCAATGCATGACCCTGGACCTGCCAGGACCATCCAGATGA
- a CDS encoding PBS lyase, which produces MFESKFMGKTTTLPPSCPFCGLLIERPKELTTHRPGEMPVGSCSCGAVYACDETGHNQGSAMIEALVFGCNMDWDLAWNLLPEEDYKQEIVEHYDYARHMIIPGGFMDSRRISGVLFFIRLHEDVREVTSDGVQQKLKKAASAPVLRRKPSPGIGKKPLSKSQIEALVREFRIEAILDIAGEDKKLIRNLQRLIYSGDDLLRKRAAEMLGRACAVIAEQEPGAVSKLLQGLFYAISDTAAFTWGAFEAIGEIISHRPDLFAGYVAQLYQFLADKTRRAQALQAIGRVAMSRPDLLRKHTFHFFVYLEDPDPAVRGYAAWLMGNLMAHEAKGELEKLVDEPDEVYLYENGDIMKLSIGRIASEALEKIGVRGGA; this is translated from the coding sequence ATGTTTGAAAGCAAATTTATGGGAAAGACTACGACTCTCCCCCCGAGCTGTCCCTTCTGCGGTCTTCTGATTGAACGGCCGAAGGAATTGACAACTCACAGACCCGGGGAGATGCCGGTAGGATCCTGTTCCTGCGGAGCGGTGTATGCCTGTGACGAAACCGGACATAATCAGGGGTCCGCCATGATCGAGGCCCTGGTGTTCGGGTGTAATATGGACTGGGACCTGGCCTGGAATCTCCTGCCCGAAGAGGATTACAAGCAGGAGATTGTCGAGCATTACGATTATGCCAGACATATGATTATTCCGGGAGGATTCATGGACAGCAGGCGGATATCCGGGGTCCTTTTTTTCATCAGGTTACATGAAGATGTTCGGGAAGTAACCTCTGACGGTGTTCAACAGAAGTTGAAAAAGGCCGCATCTGCTCCTGTTTTGCGCAGAAAGCCGTCTCCGGGAATCGGGAAGAAGCCTCTGTCCAAAAGCCAGATCGAAGCGCTCGTAAGGGAGTTTCGGATTGAGGCGATACTCGATATTGCGGGAGAAGACAAGAAGCTTATTAGAAATCTTCAGAGGCTGATTTATTCGGGCGACGATCTTTTGCGAAAAAGGGCCGCGGAGATGTTAGGCCGGGCATGCGCCGTCATTGCCGAGCAAGAGCCCGGCGCCGTTTCAAAACTCCTTCAGGGGCTTTTTTACGCTATTTCGGACACGGCGGCCTTTACCTGGGGGGCCTTTGAGGCGATCGGCGAAATAATCAGCCATCGGCCTGATCTGTTTGCAGGATATGTTGCGCAGCTATATCAGTTCTTAGCCGACAAAACCCGGCGGGCCCAAGCCCTTCAAGCCATCGGTCGGGTGGCGATGTCAAGGCCGGACCTTCTCCGAAAGCACACCTTTCATTTCTTCGTCTACCTCGAAGATCCAGATCCGGCAGTGCGCGGGTATGCAGCCTGGCTCATGGGGAATCTCATGGCCCATGAAGCGAAGGGCGAACTGGAGAAACTCGTAGACGAACCCGATGAGGTGTATCTATATGAGAACGGAGATATAATGAAATTGAGCATCGGTCGGATCGCATCTGAGGCACTGGAGAAAATAGGGGTCAGAGGCGGCGCGTGA
- a CDS encoding YkgJ family cysteine cluster protein — protein sequence MDFSYLFEPYESIVSKADESFHRAREQFSECIRCEPHCADCCHAVFGLFLIEAAFLKRDFDQLDEAERKAALKRGRDADQALEKLEGTLRSFKDDPQMISYSLARARIRCPLLNDRNECVLYPYRPITCRVYGIPTRVRGVPRVCGKADFKKGQEYPVFDLDEAHRELHQLSKEILERAGGKDLEMSTLLLSVSKVIKTPFEELITGLPGGSGTRT from the coding sequence ATGGATTTCTCCTATCTATTCGAACCTTACGAGAGCATCGTGTCAAAGGCGGATGAGTCGTTTCATCGGGCCAGAGAACAATTTTCCGAGTGCATCCGATGTGAACCCCATTGTGCGGACTGCTGCCACGCCGTGTTCGGCCTGTTTCTGATCGAAGCCGCCTTTCTCAAACGCGATTTTGATCAACTTGACGAAGCGGAACGGAAAGCGGCGCTCAAGAGGGGCCGCGATGCGGACCAGGCCCTTGAAAAGCTGGAAGGAACCCTGAGATCATTCAAAGATGATCCTCAGATGATCTCCTATTCATTAGCCAGAGCGCGAATCCGCTGCCCCCTGCTGAATGACCGTAACGAATGCGTACTGTACCCTTACCGGCCGATCACATGCCGGGTTTACGGCATTCCGACCCGGGTCCGGGGGGTACCCCGTGTCTGTGGAAAGGCGGATTTCAAAAAGGGACAGGAATATCCTGTCTTCGATCTTGACGAGGCCCATCGCGAACTCCATCAGTTGTCCAAGGAAATCTTGGAAAGGGCTGGGGGAAAAGATCTTGAAATGTCGACACTGCTTTTATCTGTTTCAAAGGTAATAAAAACGCCCTTTGAAGAACTCATCACCGGTCTTCCCGGAGGATCTGGCACAAGGACCTGA
- a CDS encoding tetratricopeptide repeat protein, with amino-acid sequence MKEPQGAENFIAEQKKVRDENSECASSSYNLGVGLMEQGRLDEAIDAFNDAIDNSGRMFEGYVNLGYIYFKKGDLEMVVESNKRAIEIEPRYARGYANLGFAYLQMSRTDEAIEALNKAIELNPGIVQAWSNLVNAYLQKGDVEQAIETGKKLVDMAPDFALGHNNLASSYYNNNEYKKAIEHLDKAISLGFQPHPEFLKALEPHR; translated from the coding sequence ATGAAAGAACCGCAGGGTGCAGAGAATTTTATTGCCGAGCAGAAAAAAGTGCGGGATGAAAATTCGGAATGCGCCAGTTCAAGCTATAATCTGGGTGTAGGCCTGATGGAGCAGGGCAGGCTGGACGAGGCGATCGATGCCTTTAACGATGCGATCGACAACAGCGGCAGGATGTTTGAGGGATATGTCAACCTGGGCTATATCTATTTCAAAAAGGGCGATTTGGAAATGGTGGTCGAGTCCAACAAGAGGGCCATCGAAATCGAGCCTCGATACGCGCGGGGATATGCCAACCTGGGCTTTGCATACCTTCAGATGTCCCGGACCGACGAGGCCATTGAGGCCTTGAACAAGGCCATTGAGCTGAATCCGGGCATCGTTCAGGCCTGGAGCAATCTGGTGAACGCCTATCTCCAGAAAGGCGATGTGGAACAGGCCATAGAGACAGGGAAGAAATTGGTGGACATGGCCCCTGATTTTGCCCTTGGTCACAACAATCTGGCCTCTTCATATTATAATAACAATGAATACAAGAAGGCCATCGAGCATCTGGACAAGGCCATTTCACTGGGATTTCAACCCCACCCCGAATTTCTGAAAGCGCTGGAGCCTCACCGTTAA
- a CDS encoding dissimilatory sulfite reductase D family protein, translated as MEDMKKAILDFAENSKKTKFYFNDIEKAVKKVMPDAKAREIKKAATALINEEKMIYFSTGSSTMYGLKGRGVTEDH; from the coding sequence ATGGAAGATATGAAAAAGGCCATTCTGGACTTTGCCGAAAACAGCAAAAAGACGAAGTTCTATTTTAACGATATTGAAAAGGCTGTAAAAAAGGTGATGCCGGATGCCAAGGCCCGGGAAATCAAGAAGGCCGCCACTGCCCTGATCAACGAAGAAAAAATGATCTACTTTTCCACCGGCAGCAGCACCATGTATGGCCTGAAAGGTAGAGGGGTCACAGAAGACCATTAA